Proteins from a genomic interval of Salmo salar chromosome ssa14, Ssal_v3.1, whole genome shotgun sequence:
- the LOC106570137 gene encoding chitin synthase chs-2, translating into MAHRQQSWGQICRDRLAETGSLRRSWDVGKDVPVIQNEQTSQKLLQWLFFFIVALLVFALGIFSKGSFLLLITLSSNATNTVPADQKPCALLSVSCAVIGPSVLLLIKSLWKIFFKDSEKPSMKTIVWVLCVEFLVSLGTAVLTIVAMPFFGIVTNVMMLNSISILSSIFQVAAQCIARETKQFIVPPIISLVLILSGYVLFILSYLLLKEDRGMNVWIGLAIVGTIFVSLNWWENYSTLFKSSFLDSICEDIARSRNVVSILSSLVRILVTAAVVGAYVPLSGRVWSSVTSVPGDVGLVILILVTIQIVSSALCHWFVVVACKMHAMRRSFLLPMYLASLGVLAAFVAPVIIFFQNSSDPRGANYTITEYCQDITYGRGLSSDTVWFERLVRDITHTLCPQDMTNLTEMGLLGGSALCWWLGWILCTMYIWFLQLQRIERTQNLFVRRMYEGAFLEQSILLNTRFEIQRKKECHRQTDPVTVYLCATMWHENYDEMMKMIISMFRLDKYRPRNNSNDDVSFESHIYFDDAFKDVKGSKERHVNEYAEDLVDVIRVVYNIFNEEDSCIFKESPPLPCQRILHTPYGGRLEYTLPKGNLLMVHFKDKLLIRHKKRWSQIMYLYYILGWRLTRKYFKKFDQGEDESELKKKMMKEKDNTYLLALDGDTDFQPSAVMLLIDRLKRYPRVAAACGRIHPTGTGPMVWYQKFEYAVGHWLQKTAEHVFGSVLCSPGCFSLFRGAALMDDNVMKRYTTKATEASHYIQYDQGEDRWLCTLLLQQGWRVEYNAASDAYTNAPQDFKEFYNQRRRWGPSTMANTIDLLGSGSLTSQRNSSISKPFILYQILSMAASILGPATICLMISGSLSFILDINPNVALVLATVPPVVYLFVCFKLKSDTQIAIAAVMSVLYAFLMIGTALSIIGAMVEQQTIWTPSGLFIIGLVLMNIITAAFHPKEFHLVVYGLLYFISIPSGYLLLTIYSMVNMNNVSWGTRETGVQVAAPPTKAIAQRILQAKCCKFLCWDSGKVADQNGQVPETVVLANEPKVNPNLTSEDNNRNVEFRSHQSTEQNWVTQLQNKSYDFPLNEDFLGKGEEDFWRELQKLYLEPLAEDKEKQKKITNDLMELRNKNA; encoded by the exons GGATCCTTTCTGCTCCTGATAACACTGTCAAGTAACGCCACCAATACAGTCCCAGCTGACCAAAAGCCATGCGCCCTCCTCAGTGTCAGCTGTGCTGTGATTGGACCAAGTGTCTTGCTCCTCATTAAAAGCCTGTGGAAAATATTCTTCAAAGACTCAGAGAAACCATCAATGAAGACGATTGTGTGG GTGCTGTGTGTCGAATTCCTGGTGTCGCTGGGGACAGCGGTTCTCACCATTGTTGCCATGCCATTCTTCGGCATCGTGACCAATGTGATGATGCTGAACAGCATCAGCATCCTGTCCTCCATCTTCCAGGTGGCCGCTCAGTGCATTGCGAGGGAGACGAAGCAATTCATAGTGCCCCCAATCATCTCATTAGTCCTCATACTGTCAGGCTACGTGCTCTTCATCCTCAGTTACCTGCTGTTGAAGGAAGATAGGGGGATGAATGTCTGGATCGGACTGGCAATAGTGGGGACCATCTTTGTCTCGCTGAACTGGTGGGAGAACTACAGCACCCTCTTCAAAAGCTCCTTCCTGGACAGTATATGCGAAGATATAGCGAGATCCAGGAATGTGGTGAGCATCCTCTCCAGTCTGGTCCGGATTCTTGTCACTGCAGCCGTGGTGGGGGCATACGTCCCTCTGTCTGGCAGAGTCTGGTCATCGGTGACATCAGTTCCAGGGGATGTGGGGTTGGTGATCCTGATCTTGGTGACCATCCAGATAGTGTCCTCCGCTCTGTGCCATTGGTTCGTGGTGGTGGCTTGCAAAATGCACGCCATGCGGCGAAGCTTCCTGTTACCCATGTACCTGGCCTCGTTAGGTGTTCTGGCAGCGTTCGTTGCTCCTGTCATTATCTTCTTCCAGAATTCAAGTGACCCCAGAGGTGCTAACTACACCATTACAGAGTACTGCCAGGACATCACATATGGCAGGGGCCTAAGCAGCGACACTGTCTGGTTTGAGAGGCTAGTCAGGGACATCACCCATACCCTCTGTCCCCAGGACATGACCAACCTAACAGAAATGGGCCTCTTGGGAGGCTCTGCACTCTGCTGGTGGTTGGGTTGGATTCTGTGCACAATGTACATCTGGTTCCTCCAGCTTCAGCGCATCGAGAGGACACAGAATCTGTTTGTGCGGAGGATGTACGAGGGGGCCTTTCTGGAACAGTCCATACTGCTCAACACGCGTTTTGAGATTCAGAGGAAGAAAGAATG CCACAGACAAACTGACCCAGTCACAGTGTACCTGTGTGCAACAATGTGGCATGAGAACTATGACGAAATGATGAAAATGATCATCTCAATGTTCAG GCTGGACAAATACAGGCCAAGGAATAACTCCAACGATGATGTGAGCTTTGAGTCTCACATTTACTTTGATGATGCTTTTAAAGACGTGAAAGGTAGTAAAGAACGGCATGTGAACGAATACGCAGAGGACCTGGTGGACGTTATCCGAGTTGTTTACAA TATCTTCAATGAGGAGGATTCATGCATCTTCAAAGAGAGCCCACCCCTTCCATGCCAGAGGATCCTGCACACCCCTTACGGAGGTCGACTGGAGTACACCCTCCCTAAGGGCAACCTGCTGATGGTGCACTTTAAGGACAAGCTACTGATCCGCCACAAGAAGAGATGGTCTCAG ATTATGTACTTGTACTACATTCTCGGCTGGCGACTCACCAGGAAGTATTTCAAGAAGTTTGATCAGGGTGAAGATGAGAGCGAGCTGAAGAAAAAGATGATG AAAGAGAAGGACAATACCTATCTACTGGCTTTGGATGGGGACACCGACTTCCAGCCCTCTGCTGTAATGCTCCTAATAGATCGACTGAAACGTTATCCACGTGTGGCTGCGGCATGTGGGAGGATTCACCCAACAGGCACAG GTCCTATGGTATGGTATCAGAAGTTTGAGTACGCGGTGGGCCACTGGCTTCAGAAGACTGCAGAGCACGTGTTTGGTAGCGTGCTCTGCAGCCCCGGCTGCTTCAGTCTGTTCAGGGGCGCAGCCCTCATGGACGACAACGTCATGAAGAGATACACCACTAAGGCCACGGAGGCTAGCCACTACATACAGTATGATCAAG GTGAAGACCGCTGGCTGTGCACTCTCCTTCTGCAGCAGGGCTGGAGGGTGGAGTACAATGCTGCGTCTGACGCCTACACCAACGCCCCCCAGGACTTCAAGGAGTTCTATAACCAGCGGCGGCGCTGGGGGCCCTCCACCATGGCCAACACCATCGATCTGCTGGGCTCAGGGTCTCTGACCTCCCAGAGGAACAGCTCTATCTCCAAACCCTTCATCCTCTACCAGATTCTCAGCATGGCCGCCTCCATTCTAGGCCCGGCTACAATCTGCCTAATGATCTCAG GAAGCTTGTCATTCATCCTAGACATCAATCCCAACGTTGCTTTGGTCCTTGCAACAGTGCCCCCTGTGGTGTACCTGTTTGTCTGCTTCAAGCTGAAATCGGACACACAGATCGCCATAGCAGCTGTCATGAGTGTCTTGTACGCTTTCCTCATGATAGGAACGGCATTGTCCATCATAG GTGCTATGGTTGAGCAGCAAACCATTTGGACTCCTAGCGGCCTGTTTATCATAGGCCTGGTGCTGATGAACATCATCACAGCAGCATTCCACCCCAAGGAGTTCCATCTGGTCGTCTACGGCCTCCTCTACTTCATCTCAATCCCCAGTGGCTACCTCCTGCTGACCATCTACTCCATGGTCAACATGAACAATGTGTCCTGGGGCACTCGGGAGACAGGTGTCCAAGTCGCTGCGCCACCAACCAAGGCCATCGCACAGCGCATCCTACAGGCCAAGTGCTGCAAGTTTCTCTGCTGGGACAGTGGCAAAGTAGCAGACCAGAATGGTCAGGTGCCAGAAACTGTTGTGTTGGCTAATGAGCCAAAGGTGAACCCTAATCTGACCTCTGAAGACAATAACAG GAATGTGGAATTCCGTTCTCATCAGTCTACTGAACAAA ACTGGGTAACACAACTGCAGAATAAGTCCTATGATTTCCCTCTAAATGAAGATTTTCTTGGGAAG GGAGAGGAGGACTTTTGGAGAGAGCTCCAGAAGCTCTATTTGGAACCTCTAGCTGAGGATAAAGAAAAACAGAAGAAAATCACAAATGACCTAATGGAACTGAGAAACAAG AATGCAtaa